From Mytilus trossulus isolate FHL-02 unplaced genomic scaffold, PNRI_Mtr1.1.1.hap1 h1tg000457l__unscaffolded, whole genome shotgun sequence, the proteins below share one genomic window:
- the LOC134702405 gene encoding uncharacterized protein LOC134702405: MKVRKPHFRNVIFIFVCIGLVAVICLNDLTKHAINKTMNEMQGNSHIQEVFDEKLFSASYGNINQSLDNDILSLTSNNESDTFDGNLQSNGTGGKSHLFIFFGTRPELIKLVILIQKLRKSTNFIARTVFTGQHMEIIAPFLKLFNVKVDITFNHTLQKGQSLNSLVGKIFLQANTLQSNPRDIWIVQGDTTSAMAIAISAFHKGIRIAHVEAGLRSYDMQSPFPEEFNRKTITYIATYNFAPTERNRRNLLFEGVDSTRIFVTGNTVIDAVKYIQSTNQTKQPIRLKTLSVEMLVLLTMHRRENMSRMTNLYNIIQSVKCEKCLFVVPVHPNPSAAKPALHICNVDKRFLCTSPLSYEELHWVLKKSKFLLTDSGGLQEEATWYNLPTLVLRNSTERVECLMEGLSTLVNEDTLSAEMNNLISKTNHKNKTKTYPYGEGDASTKIVNTLTKTDLSIHSIIKRPIDFTPPSNHSIAVVLQVFKRNGLDKQLRDAVSQTLQPSTIVVLQNGFHVNVAQTINIFRKGNPKIDIQHIASSKNLRFHSRFHIAYLLKEDYVSVWDDDMTIGKEWLRYCVDLSKTYHNAVIGANGRSFKKVHLERNMMVQEERLGFNDFVGHTWTLPRVFLKAYVTMTTFTLYTGEDVQVAYAMQQIGIKCFRPQQSGQKFAKNTPSTKDKNASFRTNQTPRELLFCTLLKHNFRYINCINCNDTHIIDECLSKKYVQAMAVEKAAIEKDITDNVHAWS, translated from the coding sequence ATGAAAGTTCGTAAACCACATTTTCgaaatgtgatttttattttcgtttgCATTGGTTTAGTAGCTGTGATCTGTTTAAATGACTTGACAAAACACGCCATTAATAAAACTATGAATGAAATGCAAGGCAACAGTCATATACaagaagtttttgatgaaaaactTTTTTCAGCTTCGTATGGAAACATAAATCAGTCACTTGATAATGACATCCTATCGCTAACATCGAACAACGAAAGTGATACGTTTGATGGGAATTTACAGTCCAATGGTACTGGTGGTAAAAGTcatctgtttatctttttcggAACAAGACCGGAACTTATCAAATTAGTCATTCTAATTCAAAAGCTTAGAAAGTCTACAAATTTCATTGCACGAACTGTATTTACTGGACAACATATGGAAATAATTGCTCCAtttcttaaactttttaatGTAAAGGTAGATATTACATTCAATCATACACTACAAAAAGGCCAATCACTGAATAGTTTAGTaggcaaaatatttttacaggcAAATACACTTCAATCGAACCCCAGAGACATTTGGATAGTTCAAGGTGATACAACGTCAGCAATGGCAATAGCAATATCAGCTTTTCATAAAGGAATACGAATTGCTCATGTCGAAGCCGGGCTCCGTTCGTATGACATGCAATCCCCCTTCCCAGAGGAATTTAATCGTAAAACAATCACATATATAGCTACTTATAACTTTGCTCCAACTGAACGAAATCGAAGAAATTTACTTTTTGAGGGAGTAGATAGTACTCGTATTTTTGTTACCGGAAATACAGTTATCGATGCAGTAAAGTACATACAATCAACTAACCAGACTAAACAACCTATTAGACTGAAAACATTATCAGTTGAAATGCTAGTACTTTTAACAATGCACCGAAGAGAGAACATGTCTAGGATGACAAATTTGTACAATATCATACAATCCGTCAAGTGTGAGAAGTGTTTGTTTGTAGTGCCAGTACATCCAAATCCAAGTGCTGCTAAACCTGCATTACACATTTGTAATGTAGATAAAAGATTTCTATGTACCTCTCCTTTATCATATGAAGAACTCCATTGGgtcttaaaaaaatcaaagttctTATTAACTGATTCTGGTGGACTGCAAGAGGAAGCAACTTGGTACAATTTACCAACATTGGTTCTAAGAAATAGCACAGAACGAGTAGAATGTCTGATGGAAGGTTTGTCGACATTAGTTAACGAAGACACTTTATCTGCTGAAATGAACAATTTGATTTCAAAAACgaatcataaaaacaaaacaaaaacatatccGTATGGTGAGGGTGATGCTTCtacaaaaattgttaatacACTTACTAAAACCGATCTGTCTATACATAGCATAATTAAAAGGCCTATAGATTTCACACCACCATCAAATCATTCTATTGCCGTTGTTCTTCAGGTCTTCAAACGCAACGGTTTAGATAAGCAGTTACGTGATGCCGTGTCACAAACACTACAGCCTTCTACAATTGTAGTACTACAAAATGGATTCCATGTTAATGTAGCACAAACAATTAACATTTTCCGAAAAGGAAATCCTAAAATAGATATACAGCATATTGCATCAAGTAAGAACTTGCGCTTCCATAGCAGATTTCACATAGCATATTTATTAAAAGAGGATTATGTTTCTGTATGGGACGATGACATGACAATAGGAAAAGAATGGTTAAGGTATTGCGTTGATCTGTCTAAAACATATCACAATGCCGTTATTGGTGCTAACGGGAGATCATTCAAGAAAGTCCATCTGGAGAGAAATATGATGGTACAAGAAGAGAGATTAGGATTTAATGATTTCGTTGGTCATACCTGGACCTTACCTCGCGTGTTTCTGAAGGCCTATGTGACAATGACAACGTTTACACTTTACACTGGTGAAGATGTTCAGGTAGCCTACGCAATGCAACAAATTGGTATCAAGTGTTTTCGACCACAACAGAGTGGACaaaaatttgccaaaaatacaCCGAGCACTAAGGATAAAAACGCATCGTTTAGAACTAACCAGACACCTAGAGAATTATTATTTTGCACACTTTTAAAGCACAATTTCAGATATATAAACTGCATTAACTGTAATGATACACATATTATCGATGAatgtttaagtaaaaaatatgttcaagcTATGGCTGTAGAAAAGGCTGCGATCGAAAAAGACATAACGGATAATGTCCATGCATGGTCATAG